A stretch of Aureispira sp. CCB-E DNA encodes these proteins:
- the secG gene encoding preprotein translocase subunit SecG → MSLFLLIAIALIAAVLVFVILIQNPKTGALSATFNADQLIGVARSDKMLEKITLGMATLMFALCLVV, encoded by the coding sequence ATGAGTTTATTTTTGTTAATTGCAATAGCTTTGATAGCTGCTGTACTAGTTTTTGTTATTTTAATACAAAATCCAAAGACAGGCGCATTGAGCGCTACATTTAATGCCGACCAATTAATAGGTGTTGCTCGATCTGATAAAATGCTCGAAAAAATCACTTTGGGAATGGCGACATTGATGTTTGCATTGTGTCTCGTGGTCTAA
- the secG gene encoding preprotein translocase subunit SecG, with product MVLLLTILIAFISVLLILVILVQNPKGGGLSSAFGGSQAANQVMGAANSGDMLEKITWGLASSLLALCLVTGVFFKGDGASGPVGEEINTTTTTAPTAPTAPASVPGGQTLPQQPTN from the coding sequence ATGGTTTTATTACTAACCATACTTATCGCATTCATTTCTGTATTATTGATTCTTGTAATTTTGGTACAGAACCCTAAAGGTGGAGGATTGAGCTCTGCATTTGGAGGAAGCCAAGCGGCAAATCAAGTTATGGGAGCTGCAAATTCTGGCGATATGCTAGAAAAAATTACATGGGGTTTAGCTTCATCTTTATTGGCTTTATGCTTGGTGACAGGTGTATTTTTTAAAGGAGACGGCGCTAGTGGTCCTGTAGGGGAAGAAATTAACACAACAACTACAACAGCTCCTACTGCACCAACAGCTCCTGCATCAGTTCCTGGAGGACAAACACTACCACAACAGCCTACTAACTAA